A stretch of Pseudobdellovibrionaceae bacterium DNA encodes these proteins:
- a CDS encoding lipocalin family protein, with product MKKFFARRIAVLLSALLCSACVFAQPDDPQVVSAVDLKRYMGKWLEIAHSPNFFQKGCVRSTAEYTLNEDGSVKVYNVCTKGDGSVSDIEGVATVPNANEPAKLKVDFGFPWKGDYWVIDLEPNYEWAVVSGPGKDSLFFLSRTAPMPVATLQPILERLEAQGFETDEFVFDQW from the coding sequence GTGAAGAAGTTTTTTGCTCGTCGAATCGCCGTGCTTTTGTCGGCGCTGCTCTGCTCGGCTTGTGTTTTCGCGCAGCCCGATGACCCGCAGGTCGTCAGCGCGGTCGATCTCAAACGTTATATGGGAAAGTGGCTTGAGATCGCCCACTCGCCCAACTTTTTCCAGAAGGGCTGCGTGCGTTCGACCGCTGAATACACCTTGAATGAAGACGGCAGCGTGAAGGTCTACAACGTCTGTACGAAAGGGGACGGCTCGGTCAGCGATATCGAAGGCGTCGCGACGGTGCCGAACGCGAATGAGCCGGCGAAGCTAAAGGTCGACTTCGGGTTTCCTTGGAAGGGTGACTACTGGGTCATCGATCTCGAGCCGAACTATGAATGGGCGGTCGTGAGCGGGCCGGGGAAAGACTCGCTCTTCTTCCTCTCACGCACGGCGCCAATGCCCGTGGCGACGCTCCAACCGATTCTGGAGCGTTTAGAGGCCCAGGGCTTCGAAACGGATGAGTTCGTGTTTGATCAGTGGTGA
- a CDS encoding flagellar basal body P-ring protein FlgI, whose translation MSPRFVLLSIYALLVAMLADTAQAARLKDIASIRGVRENQLIGYGIVVGLKGTGDGKTEFTGKSMARMLDKLGVKLDTQQVDSKNVAAVIVTANLPAFGKAGNPMDITVSSLGDASSLEGGTLLQTPLRAANEQVYAVGQGTVTIGGQGKDAFTTVGRIPNGAIIERDVTSDFSSRKMFRLTLHNPDFITAARTSLQINRELGGQFAAAKDAGTIDIVTPPSFEGRGVELLATIEAVEINPDQKAKVVINEKTGTVIIGDRVKISRVAIAHGNLSVKVQGKSAKDVVDEKVNVIEGVSVGELVQSLNKLGVSPKDLITLLQSIKAAGALHGELEIL comes from the coding sequence ATGAGCCCGCGCTTCGTTCTTCTTTCGATCTATGCCCTTCTGGTCGCGATGCTCGCGGATACGGCGCAAGCTGCGCGTCTGAAAGATATCGCCAGCATCCGCGGGGTGCGTGAAAACCAGCTGATCGGTTACGGGATCGTCGTCGGACTGAAAGGCACGGGCGACGGCAAAACTGAATTCACCGGCAAGTCGATGGCGCGTATGCTCGACAAGCTGGGCGTGAAACTCGATACCCAACAAGTGGACAGTAAAAACGTCGCGGCCGTCATCGTGACGGCGAATCTTCCCGCTTTCGGGAAAGCCGGAAATCCCATGGACATCACCGTAAGTTCGCTCGGCGATGCAAGCTCGCTCGAGGGCGGAACGCTTCTGCAGACGCCTTTGCGCGCGGCGAATGAGCAGGTCTATGCCGTCGGACAGGGAACGGTGACCATCGGTGGGCAAGGCAAAGACGCTTTCACGACGGTGGGGCGCATTCCGAACGGCGCGATCATCGAACGTGACGTCACCAGCGATTTCTCTTCGCGGAAGATGTTCCGTCTGACGTTGCACAATCCGGATTTCATCACGGCGGCGCGAACCTCGCTGCAGATCAATCGCGAGCTCGGCGGACAGTTCGCCGCCGCGAAGGATGCCGGGACGATCGACATCGTGACGCCGCCTTCGTTCGAAGGGCGGGGCGTAGAGTTACTGGCCACGATCGAAGCTGTGGAAATCAATCCCGACCAGAAAGCGAAAGTCGTCATCAACGAAAAAACCGGAACGGTGATCATCGGTGACCGCGTGAAAATTTCACGCGTGGCGATCGCGCACGGCAACCTCTCGGTGAAAGTCCAGGGGAAATCCGCCAAGGACGTGGTCGACGAGAAAGTGAATGTGATCGAAGGCGTATCGGTGGGTGAACTCGTCCAGTCGTTGAACAAGCTGGGCGTCTCTCCGAAAGACCTGATCACTCTGCTTCAGTCCATAAAGGCAGCTGGAGCTTTGCACGGGGAACTCGAAATTTTATGA
- the csrA gene encoding carbon storage regulator CsrA translates to MLVLTRKLGESIAIDDHIKIRVVQIKGKQVRLGIEAPKETKIHREEVYLAIQDTNKESAATGPEKTRNISKMLKP, encoded by the coding sequence ATGCTGGTTTTGACAAGGAAGTTGGGAGAAAGCATCGCCATTGACGACCATATCAAGATTCGGGTCGTTCAAATCAAAGGCAAGCAGGTCCGTTTAGGGATCGAAGCCCCCAAAGAGACGAAAATTCACCGCGAAGAAGTCTATCTGGCGATCCAGGACACGAATAAAGAGTCCGCGGCAACCGGTCCGGAAAAGACGCGTAATATCTCGAAAATGCTTAAACCCTAA
- the menA gene encoding 1,4-dihydroxy-2-naphthoate octaprenyltransferase — MKQWLLAFRPKTLTAAVVPIFGATALALYEGHEAGAPPIRYWISGLALFISVLIQIGTNLINDAVDFEKGADTKERIGPVRVTQAGLISSRRVYQMAFFTFGLALLCGIPLVLVGGWPIVVIGIASLIAGYSYTGGPFPLAYRGLGDLFVVLFFGIVATSGLFFLLTGAWDLSALLLGTQIGFHCAVLIAINNLRDMHGDKLVGKRTLPVRFGASFARYEIAFLLLIPFILNFYWLWRDAVWAFALGFLILPLAFVLIHRVFTTPPSPAYNKYLGQSALVHLVFGLLTSVGLVLCR; from the coding sequence ATGAAGCAGTGGCTCTTGGCCTTCCGGCCGAAAACTTTGACCGCCGCGGTGGTGCCGATCTTTGGCGCGACCGCGCTGGCGCTCTACGAAGGGCACGAGGCGGGCGCGCCCCCAATCCGCTATTGGATTTCGGGTCTGGCGCTTTTCATTTCGGTGCTGATTCAGATCGGCACGAATCTCATCAATGATGCCGTCGACTTTGAAAAGGGCGCCGATACGAAAGAACGCATCGGCCCCGTGCGCGTCACTCAGGCCGGATTGATCTCGAGTCGTCGCGTTTACCAAATGGCCTTCTTCACTTTCGGCCTGGCGCTGTTGTGCGGGATTCCTTTGGTGCTCGTGGGCGGCTGGCCGATCGTGGTGATCGGGATCGCCTCTTTGATCGCGGGTTACTCCTACACCGGAGGTCCGTTCCCGCTGGCGTACCGGGGGCTGGGCGATCTGTTCGTCGTTTTGTTTTTCGGGATCGTCGCGACTTCGGGGCTTTTCTTTTTGCTGACCGGTGCCTGGGATCTGTCGGCCCTGCTGTTAGGGACCCAAATTGGCTTTCATTGCGCGGTTTTGATCGCGATCAACAATTTGCGGGATATGCATGGAGATAAGCTTGTCGGTAAGCGCACTTTGCCCGTGCGCTTCGGGGCTTCCTTCGCGCGTTACGAGATCGCGTTTTTGTTACTGATCCCGTTCATCCTCAATTTTTACTGGTTGTGGCGGGACGCGGTCTGGGCGTTCGCGCTGGGTTTCTTGATTTTGCCTTTAGCTTTCGTTCTTATCCATCGTGTCTTTACCACCCCTCCGAGTCCTGCGTACAATAAGTACCTGGGCCAGTCCGCACTCGTGCATCTGGTCTTCGGTCTTTTGACGTCGGTGGGGTTGGTGTTATGTCGGTAA
- a CDS encoding flagellar assembly protein FliW, whose amino-acid sequence MVIQTTRFGQVEIQDQDILLFSEGILGFAELHKFVLLDDPTDDIFAWLQSCDEPAIAFPVLEPELFAENYKVTLAKTDYEALKMTDLSKARLLCIVTIPDDPTQMTANLKAPVVINIPDRKARQCVLQDNHLAIREPIFAKLQQRVVQNPTQSIKSQSAALEVAVRIQNKNQPEAGL is encoded by the coding sequence GTGGTTATTCAGACAACGCGTTTCGGACAAGTCGAGATTCAAGATCAAGACATCCTGTTGTTTTCCGAGGGAATCCTGGGTTTTGCAGAGCTGCACAAGTTCGTGCTGCTGGACGATCCCACGGACGATATCTTCGCTTGGCTGCAAAGCTGCGATGAGCCGGCAATCGCTTTCCCGGTGCTGGAGCCCGAACTTTTCGCGGAAAACTACAAAGTGACCCTCGCCAAGACCGATTACGAAGCCCTCAAAATGACGGACCTCAGCAAAGCTCGTCTTTTGTGCATCGTGACGATCCCCGATGATCCCACGCAAATGACCGCGAACCTCAAAGCACCGGTCGTGATCAATATTCCCGATCGCAAAGCTCGTCAGTGCGTCCTTCAGGACAACCACTTGGCGATCCGTGAGCCGATCTTTGCGAAGCTGCAGCAACGTGTGGTGCAGAATCCGACTCAGTCGATCAAATCGCAGAGCGCGGCCCTCGAAGTCGCGGTTCGTATCCAGAATAAGAATCAACCGGAAGCGGGTCTTTGA
- the flgL gene encoding flagellar hook-associated protein FlgL, protein MNFDQVHQNLQKNRTDMSDLQNQAASQKRLNKPSDDPVGAARVLATRTEDRGLNQFVKNIHQARSFLDMTDQALNEMSDLLVRAKELAVQQANDAGANPETRQVAALEIGQTFSQAVQIGNRKLGERYIFGGFKTTTSPFNQAGDYKGDDGDMNVLINKDAEVAMNLPGSRVFGGVGVSADGHLRAKMDSPKTAEDLNQYQRDNEELRQEIEDGRDEEFVLRGPASSTETSRRRQVETVPQNTQDGINVFRVLKNFEIALRTNDKEEIQIAIDDIDRSLSQVIQGRAQVGARVQTLNQTQESLQKSLVDNKALQSQIEDADLFQTVSDISKTDSALRASLETSGRLVQKSLLDFLR, encoded by the coding sequence ATGAATTTTGACCAAGTCCATCAGAATCTGCAGAAGAATCGGACCGATATGTCCGATCTGCAGAATCAGGCGGCTTCGCAAAAACGTCTGAACAAACCTTCCGACGATCCCGTGGGCGCCGCGCGCGTCCTCGCGACGCGTACGGAAGACCGCGGATTGAATCAATTCGTTAAGAACATTCATCAAGCGCGCAGCTTCCTGGATATGACCGATCAGGCGCTGAATGAGATGTCGGATCTTTTGGTGCGGGCGAAAGAGCTTGCCGTGCAGCAAGCCAACGACGCCGGGGCGAACCCCGAAACCCGTCAGGTTGCCGCGCTCGAGATCGGTCAGACGTTCTCGCAGGCCGTTCAGATCGGGAACCGCAAGCTGGGCGAGCGTTACATCTTCGGCGGATTCAAGACGACGACCTCACCGTTCAATCAGGCCGGCGACTACAAGGGCGACGATGGCGACATGAACGTCCTGATCAACAAGGACGCGGAAGTCGCGATGAACCTGCCGGGCAGTCGGGTCTTCGGCGGCGTCGGCGTGAGCGCCGACGGTCACCTGCGCGCGAAAATGGATTCGCCGAAAACGGCCGAGGACTTGAACCAGTACCAACGCGACAACGAAGAACTTCGTCAAGAGATCGAAGACGGTCGCGACGAAGAATTCGTTTTGCGCGGACCGGCTTCTTCGACCGAGACTTCGCGGCGGCGTCAGGTCGAAACCGTCCCCCAAAATACGCAGGACGGGATCAACGTCTTCCGCGTGTTGAAGAACTTCGAAATCGCTTTGCGAACGAATGATAAAGAAGAAATTCAGATTGCGATCGATGACATCGACCGTTCGCTCAGCCAGGTTATTCAGGGCCGGGCCCAGGTCGGGGCGCGGGTTCAGACCTTGAACCAAACCCAGGAAAGTTTACAAAAATCCCTCGTCGACAATAAGGCTCTACAGAGTCAGATCGAAGATGCGGATCTCTTCCAAACGGTGAGTGATATCTCGAAGACCGATAGTGCTCTTCGCGCCTCGCTCGAGACGTCTGGGCGTTTAGTCCAGAAGAGCCTCCTTGACTTTCTCCGGTAG
- the flgK gene encoding flagellar hook-associated protein FlgK, with amino-acid sequence MGKIHAMMDMGKRAMMNSQTALQTVSHNIANKTTEGYSRQRVEQVTAPPVSEGNLRLGTGSRAAQVSRINNPFIDKQLQGANREMGFLNARSETMGRIEQVFNEQQNKSLNQYVSDFFNSFRELSNNPESTTIRTIVKETAEALTKDFKRVDDQLETVRKDIDFQLDARVGEINRYTNEIAELNQKIASVEIQNVPANDERDRRDLVLKKLNELIDVNVADGDAGMINVSTAGNALLVTGFSQTELSAKVDPGSGQTEIYAVGQAGAHDIKITNRIKSGVTGGLLSVRDRVITEVKDRMDSLAFTLGNEVNKAHVLGYDRGGREGLAFFMTSDTKAGAARSLRLNEAIANDVSRIAAGAKDGSPGDNTVANVISRIQYKQVFDNGAATMDDYYNAQVGRIGVVAHQANKQVETQGNVVKQIEKLRESVAGVSLDEEATKMIEFQKSFDASARLIRVADEMFDTVLNLKRM; translated from the coding sequence GTGGGTAAAATTCATGCCATGATGGACATGGGTAAACGCGCGATGATGAACAGTCAGACCGCGCTGCAAACCGTGTCCCACAACATCGCCAACAAAACGACCGAAGGTTATTCGCGCCAACGGGTCGAGCAGGTCACGGCGCCGCCCGTGAGCGAAGGCAATCTGCGGCTTGGGACGGGGTCGCGCGCGGCGCAGGTCAGCCGGATCAACAATCCTTTCATCGACAAGCAGCTTCAAGGTGCAAACCGCGAGATGGGGTTTCTGAACGCGCGTTCGGAAACCATGGGGCGCATCGAGCAGGTTTTCAACGAGCAGCAGAACAAAAGCCTGAACCAGTACGTTTCGGATTTCTTCAACAGCTTCCGCGAGCTTTCGAACAATCCCGAGTCGACCACGATCCGCACGATCGTGAAAGAAACCGCCGAAGCCCTGACCAAGGACTTCAAGCGCGTCGACGATCAGCTCGAAACCGTGCGCAAGGACATCGACTTCCAGCTGGACGCGCGGGTCGGCGAGATCAATCGCTATACCAACGAGATCGCCGAGCTGAACCAGAAGATTGCCTCGGTCGAAATTCAGAACGTGCCGGCGAACGACGAACGTGACCGTCGCGACCTCGTTTTGAAAAAACTGAATGAACTCATCGACGTGAACGTCGCCGACGGCGACGCGGGTATGATCAACGTTTCGACGGCGGGCAACGCGCTTTTGGTGACCGGTTTCAGTCAAACCGAGCTGAGCGCGAAAGTGGATCCGGGTTCGGGGCAAACCGAAATCTACGCCGTCGGCCAAGCCGGCGCGCATGACATCAAGATCACGAACCGGATCAAAAGCGGCGTGACGGGCGGATTGCTGTCGGTGCGCGATCGGGTCATCACGGAAGTCAAAGATCGCATGGACAGCCTGGCGTTCACGCTGGGGAACGAAGTCAACAAGGCCCACGTCCTCGGTTACGACCGCGGCGGTCGCGAGGGCTTGGCGTTCTTCATGACCAGCGACACGAAGGCGGGCGCGGCGCGCTCGCTGCGTTTGAATGAAGCGATCGCGAACGACGTCAGCCGGATCGCGGCGGGCGCGAAGGATGGCTCGCCCGGGGACAATACCGTCGCGAACGTCATCAGCCGTATTCAGTACAAACAGGTTTTCGATAACGGCGCGGCGACGATGGACGACTACTACAACGCCCAGGTGGGTCGCATCGGGGTCGTGGCCCATCAAGCGAACAAACAAGTCGAGACCCAGGGCAACGTCGTGAAGCAGATCGAAAAGCTGCGCGAGAGCGTTGCGGGCGTGAGTCTGGATGAAGAAGCGACGAAGATGATCGAGTTCCAGAAAAGTTTTGACGCCTCGGCGCGATTGATTCGCGTCGCGGATGAAATGTTCGACACGGTATTGAACCTTAAACGGATGTAA
- the menB gene encoding 1,4-dihydroxy-2-naphthoyl-CoA synthase, whose translation MAKPTVPNPITPAADWKSIKTFEDIKFEKTEDGIGKITINRPERRNAFRPQTVLELQEAFHMAREDQSIGVIILTGEGHEAFCSGGDQKVRGDAGYVGKDGIPRLNILDVQKQIRQIPKPVVAMVAGYAIGGGHVLHVVCDLTVAADNAKFGQTGPKVGSFDGGLGSSYLARIVGQKKAREIWYLCRQYDAQQALDMGLVNTVVPVKDLELETVKWCREMLQHSPMSLRMLKVCHNADCDGQMGLLDLAGNATLLYYMSEEAQEGRDAYVEKRKPDFSKFPRLP comes from the coding sequence ATGGCAAAACCCACCGTGCCCAATCCCATCACTCCCGCCGCGGATTGGAAAAGCATCAAGACTTTCGAAGACATCAAGTTCGAAAAAACCGAGGACGGCATCGGCAAAATCACGATCAACCGTCCCGAACGGCGTAACGCCTTCCGTCCGCAAACCGTCTTGGAGCTTCAAGAGGCCTTCCACATGGCGCGTGAAGATCAGTCGATCGGCGTGATCATTTTGACCGGTGAGGGGCACGAGGCGTTCTGCTCGGGAGGCGATCAGAAAGTGCGCGGCGATGCGGGTTATGTCGGTAAAGATGGAATTCCGCGCCTGAACATCCTGGATGTGCAAAAACAAATTCGTCAAATTCCCAAACCCGTCGTCGCGATGGTCGCGGGCTACGCGATCGGCGGGGGGCACGTGCTGCACGTCGTTTGCGATCTGACGGTCGCCGCGGACAACGCGAAGTTCGGTCAGACGGGACCCAAAGTCGGCTCGTTCGACGGCGGTCTGGGCTCGAGCTACCTGGCCCGCATCGTGGGTCAGAAAAAAGCGCGCGAGATTTGGTACCTGTGCCGTCAGTACGATGCGCAGCAGGCTCTCGACATGGGCTTGGTGAATACCGTCGTTCCCGTCAAAGACCTGGAACTCGAGACCGTGAAGTGGTGCCGCGAGATGCTCCAACACTCGCCCATGTCGCTACGGATGCTGAAGGTCTGTCACAACGCGGATTGCGACGGTCAGATGGGACTTTTGGACCTCGCGGGCAACGCGACGCTGTTGTACTACATGAGCGAAGAGGCCCAAGAGGGACGCGACGCTTACGTCGAAAAGCGCAAACCCGATTTCTCGAAATTCCCGCGTCTTCCCTAA
- the flgM gene encoding flagellar biosynthesis anti-sigma factor FlgM yields the protein MKITHNKVGQNVNVRDTQRGEKTDASANIGSAAKANISESTGAGLKELGDLGASKVDISKRAQDIKKAKELATAAPDVDEAKVARLQKLIDEGKYKVDAGAIADKMISEATSWE from the coding sequence ATGAAAATCACGCACAACAAAGTGGGTCAGAACGTGAACGTTCGCGACACTCAACGCGGTGAAAAAACCGACGCGTCGGCCAATATCGGTTCGGCCGCGAAGGCGAACATCAGCGAGTCCACGGGCGCGGGATTGAAAGAGCTCGGAGACTTGGGCGCATCGAAAGTCGATATTTCGAAACGCGCGCAGGACATCAAGAAAGCGAAAGAGCTGGCGACGGCGGCTCCCGATGTGGATGAAGCGAAAGTCGCGCGTCTGCAAAAGCTGATCGACGAAGGTAAATACAAAGTCGACGCGGGCGCGATCGCCGACAAGATGATCTCTGAAGCGACGTCGTGGGAGTAA
- a CDS encoding AMP-binding protein: protein MSEFASLRPQLKPDHYWILSSGSTSARVSKVIGLSTEALRISARAVNAHLRARADDVWGLSLPTYHVGGLGILIRAELTGSVVVDLNPPLEGRGFAEAAREFALRLFERKVTLLSLVPTQVYDLVDQRIPAPPALRAVVIGGAALAPDLYARGIELGWPLLPSFGMTECGSQIATAELDRGLSSADPRLRLLDHVEAKTDAEGHLILRSAALLTGQFERGDDEKWVFRDPKVDGALRTQDRVEIDGPWLKPLGRATDFVKVKGEGVNLEDLRERFFADWSLEEKSRAVIVDLPDARDGAKLVLVLESATTGATIQQRLQAWNLGAFPPERLTDVRSIDRLPRTDLGKIAWAKLRQLLAHSDR, encoded by the coding sequence GTGAGCGAGTTCGCGTCGCTGCGCCCGCAACTCAAACCCGATCACTACTGGATCCTCAGTTCGGGTTCGACCAGCGCGCGGGTTTCCAAAGTGATCGGTCTTTCGACGGAAGCTTTACGTATATCCGCGCGCGCGGTGAACGCGCACTTGCGAGCACGGGCCGATGATGTCTGGGGCCTTTCGCTGCCGACTTACCACGTGGGCGGTTTGGGGATTTTGATTCGTGCCGAGCTCACGGGCTCGGTGGTCGTGGATCTGAATCCGCCGCTCGAGGGGCGCGGCTTCGCCGAGGCCGCCCGTGAATTCGCGTTGCGGTTGTTTGAGCGAAAGGTCACGTTGCTGTCGCTCGTGCCCACGCAAGTTTATGATTTGGTCGATCAGCGCATCCCCGCACCGCCGGCCCTACGAGCCGTCGTCATTGGCGGCGCGGCGCTCGCGCCGGACCTGTACGCGCGGGGGATCGAGCTGGGCTGGCCGCTTTTGCCGAGTTTCGGGATGACGGAATGCGGATCGCAAATCGCCACGGCCGAACTGGATCGGGGGTTGTCGTCGGCGGACCCGCGCCTGCGGTTGCTCGATCACGTCGAGGCGAAGACGGATGCGGAAGGGCATTTGATCTTGCGATCGGCGGCTTTGCTGACCGGACAATTCGAGCGCGGTGACGACGAGAAATGGGTTTTCCGCGATCCGAAGGTCGATGGCGCTTTGCGAACCCAAGACCGCGTCGAAATCGACGGACCCTGGTTGAAACCTTTGGGCCGCGCGACGGATTTTGTGAAAGTGAAAGGCGAAGGCGTGAATCTGGAAGATTTGCGCGAACGCTTCTTCGCGGATTGGTCGCTGGAAGAAAAGTCCCGCGCCGTGATCGTGGATCTTCCGGATGCGCGGGATGGGGCGAAGCTCGTTCTCGTTTTGGAATCCGCGACGACCGGGGCGACCATTCAGCAGCGGCTACAGGCCTGGAATCTGGGCGCGTTTCCGCCCGAGCGTTTGACGGACGTGCGGTCTATCGACCGTCTGCCCCGGACCGATCTGGGGAAGATCGCTTGGGCGAAATTACGCCAGCTCCTGGCGCATTCGGATCGATAA
- a CDS encoding 2-oxo acid dehydrogenase subunit E2: MTPSVFRKAGAAGFRKVALGTWKTAGDPSVYGLVEFDATPCLELIRSTKAEYERPLSLTSIVGAAVARVLARRPEINAILYRGSIRRRETVDLFFQLNVPGAGPDPVAGAELKGVTVRRADTKDLRRVHEELTGKVRDSKAGKENELDASMKVLALLPTWLMALVLRAAAWLNYDIGLPLTWLGMPRDAFGSVMITNVGTLGVSVAWAPLVPFSRVPLLLTVGALEDRAWVVDGRVEVRPIVRMGITFDHRLMDGAHAAEMQKLFLDYMRNPSVLLGQ; the protein is encoded by the coding sequence TTGACCCCCTCCGTTTTTCGCAAGGCTGGCGCAGCTGGCTTTCGCAAAGTCGCCTTGGGGACCTGGAAAACCGCCGGGGACCCCAGCGTCTACGGTCTTGTCGAGTTCGACGCGACTCCCTGTCTTGAGCTCATCCGCTCCACCAAAGCCGAATATGAACGTCCCTTGTCGCTGACGAGCATCGTCGGTGCGGCCGTTGCGCGCGTGCTCGCACGTCGACCCGAGATCAACGCGATTCTGTACCGGGGAAGTATCCGGCGTCGCGAGACCGTGGATTTGTTCTTCCAGTTGAACGTGCCGGGAGCGGGACCCGATCCCGTCGCGGGCGCGGAGCTGAAGGGCGTGACGGTTCGTCGCGCCGACACCAAGGATCTGCGCCGCGTGCACGAGGAGCTGACCGGCAAGGTGCGCGACTCGAAGGCCGGCAAAGAAAACGAACTCGATGCTTCGATGAAGGTCCTCGCGCTGTTGCCGACGTGGCTGATGGCGCTCGTGCTGCGGGCGGCGGCTTGGTTGAATTACGACATCGGCCTTCCGCTCACGTGGTTGGGGATGCCTAGGGATGCGTTCGGCTCGGTGATGATCACGAACGTCGGAACGCTGGGTGTCTCGGTGGCCTGGGCGCCGCTGGTGCCGTTCTCGCGCGTGCCGCTGCTGTTGACGGTGGGCGCGCTGGAAGACCGGGCGTGGGTCGTCGACGGCCGCGTCGAGGTTCGTCCGATCGTGCGTATGGGAATCACCTTCGATCACCGTCTGATGGACGGCGCGCACGCGGCCGAAATGCAGAAACTCTTTTTGGATTATATGCGAAACCCGTCGGTCTTACTCGGCCAGTAA
- a CDS encoding rod-binding protein, with the protein MSEVTRLQRGYQPRAEVTNEQKEAKIREVAEMYEKHFLREMVKSMRATVGDGGLIQKNQAEKIFSEQLDEQYVENWGKKGGVGLADLIQDQLMQRFGEQMGLRFPTAKPQGPVALDAASKARLQDGARAREARVGFQTTSNAAEKQVNFKMNDPEKLTREVAPPWSGRLTEMTTGANGEQVLGVDHGNGFRSLLKFQGELVTNLRPGPVEAGQALGAWDSGRGDMNWTLEFRPDSITE; encoded by the coding sequence ATGAGCGAAGTGACGCGCCTCCAGCGTGGCTATCAGCCGCGCGCGGAAGTCACGAACGAACAGAAGGAAGCGAAGATCCGCGAAGTCGCGGAGATGTACGAAAAGCACTTCCTGCGCGAAATGGTGAAGTCCATGCGCGCGACGGTCGGTGACGGCGGACTCATTCAGAAAAACCAGGCCGAAAAAATCTTCAGCGAACAGCTCGACGAGCAGTACGTCGAGAACTGGGGGAAGAAGGGCGGCGTGGGCCTCGCGGATTTGATCCAAGACCAGCTCATGCAACGTTTCGGCGAACAGATGGGCCTGCGTTTCCCGACGGCGAAACCCCAAGGCCCCGTGGCGCTCGACGCGGCCTCGAAGGCCCGTCTGCAAGACGGTGCCCGCGCACGTGAAGCCCGCGTCGGTTTTCAAACGACGTCGAACGCGGCCGAGAAGCAAGTGAACTTCAAAATGAACGACCCGGAAAAACTGACACGCGAGGTCGCCCCCCCTTGGTCGGGGCGGCTGACCGAAATGACGACCGGCGCGAATGGCGAACAGGTCTTGGGCGTCGATCACGGGAACGGATTTCGCAGTCTGTTGAAATTCCAGGGCGAGCTGGTGACAAATTTGCGCCCCGGTCCAGTCGAGGCCGGTCAGGCGCTCGGAGCTTGGGATTCCGGGCGGGGCGACATGAACTGGACGCTTGAATTTCGCCCGGACTCGATCACAGAATAA
- a CDS encoding flagellar protein FlgN, which produces MDSDKNREERTQNAYKKLVTNLDDMTKAYRNFLDVVRKEKDFLLTSDIEKLRDNNSVKESTLTKLKALDGARERYAKDLANLVGGEAESPRLLDIAQKMAGPNGDQLRSIHATLELLVRRATEINRENERYAQSALKTLDGAMGNIKETLVGKTTYQRQGTLSNEPNKAGNFVRKEG; this is translated from the coding sequence ATGGACTCCGATAAAAATCGCGAAGAACGCACGCAGAACGCTTACAAGAAGTTGGTCACCAATCTGGATGACATGACGAAAGCGTACCGCAATTTCTTGGACGTCGTTCGCAAAGAGAAAGACTTCCTGCTGACGAGCGATATCGAAAAACTGCGCGACAACAACAGCGTGAAGGAAAGCACCCTCACGAAGCTGAAGGCGCTGGACGGCGCGCGTGAGCGTTACGCGAAAGACCTGGCGAACCTGGTGGGTGGCGAAGCGGAAAGCCCGCGCCTGCTCGATATCGCGCAGAAGATGGCCGGTCCCAACGGGGATCAGCTGCGCTCGATCCACGCGACGCTCGAACTTTTGGTTCGTCGCGCGACCGAGATCAATCGTGAAAATGAACGTTACGCCCAAAGCGCATTGAAGACCCTGGACGGCGCGATGGGAAATATCAAAGAGACGTTGGTGGGAAAAACCACTTACCAGCGCCAGGGCACACTTTCGAACGAGCCGAACAAAGCGGGTAATTTCGTCCGTAAGGAAGGCTAG